CGACAGACGCAGCCGGTTCAGGTATGTTCGCAACGAATTACCTGGTGTATAGTAACGATTGAGGCTCCCTCGGGGCTGCTGGAATCCGGTTGACCGCGCGACCCCATCCGTGCGTCCCCACTGGCGGCACGGCCTCAACGCGATAGCAGAAAGATACGGACGCCGTAACGGCCGTGCAGCAAGCACGGCGCTATGTGTTTGTTTGTGTATTAATAAACGTTTGTACAGTCATTATTCTGGCATCTGTCCACCCCGCCCAGCCGGGTGTGCCGTGTTCCGGCCCTTCCTCACGGTTAGCTACACATTACGCTAAGCGCCGCTAGAAAGCCGCCAAAACGCGTTTAACTGCCATATGGCAATTCGAATCGCACGTAACGGTATGTACCGACCGCGATGTCGTCACTTCGTACACCGCCAGCGTCTGACCGGCGTTGAGCAGCAACATTTCTGGGTCACGTAGAAGCACGTGTTGAGTTGGTGTGTCATGCCGATATGTGGGTTAAGCACGTGTCGCTTGGCGGTGCTCTGCGGAACCGTCGCAGGATTCGCCGAGGCTCCGCAGACGATCACTTCTTCTTGGCGGCCTGCTTCTGTAGCAGCTCCTTGCGGGCAGCCTCAAGTTGCCTGGCGCGCATATGACGTTTCGCAAGAATGACCTACTTCTTTTCTTCGGCTTGTTTTTTCTTGAACTCGACGTCCTCCTCGGTCTCAACCACGACCTTCTTGGGCGCCTTCAACGGCTTTTTCTTGCCTCCCTAAATTAATGTCAGTGATGCCAGCTAATTTGCGGTGGTTACGCCGATCGAGGGCTCGGCGCGATCCACGCCGTCACAGTGAGCTCACCTGTGTTCCCGCTGGCATTTTGTACGTCGCGGCGATGTCTACAAGTgctacgtaggcggtcCCTGTCTGCGAAATCCGGTGGAAATGCGGATTGTGATTTCTTGTGGCGGATACCCCGTGGCCACAACGGCCGCCGCACACCGGTCGCTAAAGGTGGCTCACAAAAATTAGTTGGCCGCTGTCAGTAAACTTTCGTGATGAGCCCCGACGCCACGGTTTTGCCGCCCTCTCTGAGCGCGAATCTCAACCCATCGTGGACAGGCATCgggtgcagcagcttgatGTTGCACCTGACGTTGTCGCCAGGCGCCGCCATCTCCAAATCGCCGAGCAGGTGGACGGAGCAGCAGATGTCCCCAGTGCGTATGAACGCCTGCGGCCGGTAGTTGGAGACGAAGGGGTGCTTCCTGCCACCCTCCTCGGTGGTCAGAACGTAGAGGTCCGCGTCGAACTCGCTGTGGCATTTGTACGTGCCGGGCTGGATGAGCACGAAACCCCGCTCAACCTCGTCGCGTTTCACACCCTTAAGCAGCACACCGATCTGGTCACCTGCGATACCTTCGCTGAGGCTCTTGCGGAACATTTCGAGGCCCATGCAGACGGTCTTCTTCCCAGACTTGGGGCCACCGCAGACCTCGATGGCGTCGCCACACCTGATCTTGCCCTGCTCCACGCGGCCGGTCACGACCGTGCCCTTGCCGGGGATGGCCAGAACGTCGTCCACGGCgaccagcagcggcaggTCGCTCTTGCGCTCCGGAGTCAGGAGGTACGTATCGCACGCGTGCAGGAGCTCCCGTATGGGCTTCACGTCCTCCTCCGCAGCGCTGTTCAGCGCCTTCATGGCGCTTCCCTTGATGATTGGGGTAGCGTCGCCGTCGTATCCGTACTCGCTGAGGAGCTCCCTGATCTCCAACTCGAccagctccagcagctccacgtCCTCCAGCATGTCGAGCTTGTTCAGGAACACCACAAGCCGCGGCACGCCGATCTGCTTGGCCAGCAGCACGTGCTCCTTGGTTTGCGGCATCGGGCCATCCACGCACGACACGACCAGGATGGCGCCGTCCATCTGTGCCGCGCCCGAGATCATGTTCTTCACGTAGTCGGCGTGACCGGGGCAGTCCACGTGACCGTAGTGCCTGTTCTGGGTTTCGTATTCTACATGCGTCGAGTTGATGGTGATGCCACGCTTCCGTTCCTCCGGCGCGCGGTCGATGGCCTCGTAGGGCGTGTACTCTCCGTGCCCGTCCATGGCGCACACCTTCGTGAGGGCGGCCGTGAGCGTGGTTTTCCCGTGGTCGACGTGCCCGATGGTGCCGATGTTCAGGTGATCCTTGTTCCTGACGAAGGTGCCCACGGCGAAGTAGCGCCTGCCACTGGGGTTAGAGGTGTGCCCCGCCAGGTCGCCGTGTTGCAGACGGCCGAGGCTGCAACGCTCACGGGATGCCAACACGTGCGATGCCGCGGTGCCCAGACGGCGCTGGCACGACCATTGCGACGCCATGAGCCCGTCTGCAGCCACACTCAAGCTGCTTACGGCCCGTGTTGCAGACGCCACGTGGCGCTTCGCAACATCGCGTAACGACCCCTTAGAGAGGAGTTGCGATGCGGTACTGGCGGCATAGCCGTTCGACGAGAACGTTgccagcagcaccttggtatATCTTTTCAGCATGGTTGGGATACGATACGCTGTTACACGGGTTGCGTCTTCGCAGCAGTCGTGCCGAGTTGACAGTAGCGGATCCCGCTGGCTGTAGCGGCTAATCGCATACCAGTGCCTACGTATACTGGAAGCGGATATTGCCGTCAGCTTTTTCTGTGTACCGCCgcgccgccgcctgcgATATCGTCAATGTGTACGATCGGGTGTCCAGGGCGCGCTTCCCAACTTCGGAAGGCCTCACATCGTACGCTGCAGCCGGTGTCTACGACAGTCAGTATGCGTAACTATGCGGCGCAGTGGCGTGGTTACGGTCGTAGAAGTTCCGGCTGTGAAGTTCGGGATGGATTGAACGGTGatatgcagcagctgctttgCCGGTTCAGCTCCGCGATGGGCTGCCTTCATTAGTCAAGCTTATTATAGCTGCACTAACGTATAGCGAGTTGTGTATTTCATCATTTTCCAGCCATTTGGTTGAATTGCAAGCCACTCCAAACATTATAATTCCACGTTGTCAATGCGATACTGCCCTTTGGCATGGTTGGCGCACTACGCCCTCACACTGGGCATCGGCGCCTCGTCAGGCGCTAGATTCGCGAGGCCGTGCATGGCCGTGTCGAATCCGTCGATGTTGTGCCTGATGTGCAGGAAAATCTGCTTCATCTGGTGCGCATAGTGCGTCACGACGTCCTGCTTCTGCTTCTGACCCTCTGCGATCAGGCACATGTCGCTCTCCATGTTGGCGCGCAGGTTGGGTTTAGTCAGGTCGATTTCCGTGTGCCTGTAGCTCTTGAAGGCCCAGTAGAGCGCCTTTCCCAGGTTTGTCGGTATGAGCGTGAAGTTCGGCTCCTTGACCACGTAGTGCCTGTCCTGCACCTTTTGGATGTGCTCGTGCATCGTGGCGTCGGTGCCGATGCCGTGCTTGCTCATCAGGTCGATGAGGTTGGTCTCGGTGAGGAGACCCGGCGGCTTGGTGCGGCTGCAGGTGAGCATGATTTTCTGCGGCATCATCACCTCCCCCTGCACCATGGCGGGGATTGTCCTCCCATTCCTGAACACCATCAGCCCACACTACCAGCCACGTACCATGTGCTGTACGGGTATATGTCCAGCCAGTGGCGCTCCTTCACGACCAGGCCCTTGGAGTGGAACCCCTCCCCGGCGACGTCAACGAACACGGTCGATTCGTCACCCACTGCCGCCgggctgcagcaggccAGGAAACGCCTGGTGATGTACTCGTACagctgccagctgcggtgCGACTCCGCCTCCTCGCGGCGCATTGGCTTGACCGGGTGGATGGGCGGGTGCGCCTCGTCGTTCTTTTTGCCTTTCCTCGGGACGATATTGCCACCTGAAAGCATACGTGCCACTACATGACAACCTGCTGACGTACCCCTGACCAGCTTGGACGCATAGTCGCCGAACTGCGGGTGGGTCGTAAACGGCTGGATGAGGCTCATCAGGTTCATGGAGGACGGGAAAACGTTAGTCTCGGTTCTGGGGTAGCTTATGTACCCCTTGTTGTACAGCGACTCCGCGAGGTGCATACTCCTGCGAGGCATGATTTAAACCGCTGCGCACGAACTCGTGTGACGAGATTTTCAGGTAGTGGGCAGCGTCCTTGTGCATTTCGACCGTGTccagcggcagcggcgggTAGCGCTTGGTCGTCCGGTTGTTCACCTACgcgtcatagcggtatttcTGTgggcgaccaacgtgcgTGACTCTCGCCATGGGGTTTTCCAAACACGCCTCGTAGAGGGTGAGCACGGCCAGCCTGTCAAACAGCCTCACTCGGTCCCACAAGAACGTATGCACTTTCCCGCCCCGCTCAATGTGGACCTGCATGGACCAGAAGTCCTCGGGGACGAACGATTCGATCTTCCTAAAGCGCTCGACGATGAACCCAAGCGTGGGCAATTGGCAGGGTCCGTAGCTGAGATCCATTAAAAATGGTCATCATCATAGTTTAcctcagcaccttggcctCGGTGCTTATGCCGGCCTTGTACTTGGTGGTCATGAACCTCGTCATCGACGACCCTGTGCGTCGTTAAGCCGCGCATGCCACTTTATGGCGTACCGATGCGCAGGTCGATTTCCTGGCGCGCTTCAACCGCCTTCATGTCGCCGTAACATTGCGAATGCAAGCTCCACCAACCTGTGCAAGGTTGGCGTTTGGGTCCCGCAGCCGGCTGCACGCAATTTCGATGTCGGACCCTATACGATGATCAGAAAAAACAAAACGTTGCACTCACGTGTTACGGCTGAGAATATCGCCCTTCGTACGGCGATGTTCTTGTTTACCCTTTGGCAGACGGTCATCACCTGCATGTCCGTTTCCCCAGGAGATGGGCCTGTCTAACCTCGAATGCAATAGCCTCCCCTTCTCGGTCGCAGTCGAGCCACAGCACAAGCGTCCCGCATCTACACATATCGCATCAGATTATTGTATGAATGACCCACTGTTTCGCGTATTGCAGGAGATTTTTCTCTATATCCTTGCAGTTAGGCGATACAGCGGAATATACAGGCGCTGTAGAATACTGTGATTTCCGAAGGCAACCCTAACCTTCGAATAGCTCTTGCACCGGTGTACGTTGCCAGTTGCGATATTTGGGGTCGAAGTCGAGCTCCATGAGGTGCCTGTACGCGTTGGCGCAAAGCTGGGCTGGTACTCACCCTCGGACGGAGGTGAAGTACATTTTGCATTGTCTTCCCTCCAGCGGACACACGAACGAGTACACCGGGTTAGTCTTAGCGTTGGTGAACTCCTGCGGCCGTATGTGTGCGTGCTATCCCTGGAATCCGGCCTACCGTCCGCTTCCGGCCCTGGGAGAGTATCTCCGAGATGCTGCGGGCGACCGAGGGCTTCTCGGCGACGTTAAGCACGAGCTCCATTTATTTTAAGCCATTAATAAAAGGTTGGACTTTCATGTGTGCTATACCCGTTCGGGTGGGTGATGTGTGTCTACCTGACCATCTTCTGCCAGTGGTCATCCGTGACATATTCGACCTTGATGGTGTTACCCGCGAATACGCGCCCGTTGAGGCTTCGATATGCCACCGTGGCGTCCAAAAGGTTCCCGAACTTGACCCAGACCTTTCCGTCCACGGCTTGCCTGTTGATGTATACTTTGACTACCTTACCGTATTTGTTGCACTCATCGTTCACGTCTTCCTCCACTTCACTGAAGAAGTTGGGCTCCGATACCGTGGGATCTGATGAGCTGAACATGTTATTCAGGATCACGTTACACGTTGGCGCGTTCGATATGCCGGTGTGGGCCTGCATGGGAATAAGTTTCTAATGAAATGCAAAACTACGTGCAACACGAAAATATTCTTAAGACACATACACTAAAGAGACGGTATGAGCTAATGCACGCTTTAATAGCCGTGACAGACTTAGCATATCATAAAACCCTGCCTTCGCTGAGCACAGGTGGCGATAGGGTTTCGACGAGTTCTTCAATCGAACACGAAAACAATTACACAATTATGCACGTACGCTTACCACCGATTGTGCCGATTGCGCTGCACCGGCAGTATCCGAAGACGATGTCCTTTGTAGCTTGTGCATCAATGCGATTTTGTTGTTGGCGCCTGAAATGAGGCCGCCTCCGTCCTCATCCAGACGCTCAATGTCAACTTCTCCATGTGACGCCAGCCTTCCGGTTGCATTAGCGCCTGTTGCATATGCCACTTTGATTGTCTGACCTCCGATGTCGAAGCCGTTCATCGCGGACACGGCCTCCTTAGCCTCCGACGCGCGTTTGAACTTGAGGAACGCGTGACCTAGCGGCAGACCAGAGTGCGGGTCGCGCATGATTTCGACGTTGATAATGGTCCCGAAGGGCGAGAACATCTGCTTGATCTCGACCTCGGTGATGGCGGACAGGGACCCTGTCAGTCCTGTGACCTGGACGGTGAACGGCGAGTCGGCGACCTCGACCGTCTGTTGCTGGATGAGCTTCGCCGCCCTCGCCGCCCTGTTCTTCTCAGCCTGCGATGACTGGACACGAATGCGTTGACCGTTCAGTTCAAACCCGTTCATCGCGAGCGCCTTGATGACAGACTCCTGCGTGTAGAACTCCACGTACGCCACTCCCTTTGACCTTCCGGACCTGGCGTCGCGCACGCATTGCACATCTCGCACTTTTCCTGCATGTTCACTGAATGCTTCGTATATTTTGCGTTCATCTGCGCCGAGGTGTAGGTTGATCACGAGCACGGTGAGGTCCTCGCGCTGcgcctcctcaatctcaCGCTGTCTCCTCTGCTCGTGCTCCAATCTGGCGCGCTCTTCCGGGTCCACAGGCGCCCTTTCATCGCGCGCCCTGCTTCGCTTCTCGCTCTCACGATAGCTGCGTTGTCGTGATGGGCTACGCTCTCTGCGAGTGGACCTGCTGTGGCGCCTCCTGGATGATTCGCGGTCTCGGCTGATGGAACGGCTGTGTCTGGAGTGCCTGCAACCCTTTAGACGGTAAATCGAGGCGCGTGGCCGTACCTTCGGTGCGATCGTTCGCGATGGCCGCGCGATGAGCTGTAGCTATCCGAGTGCCTCCGCGATCGGTGGTACCTTCTCGGGCTACGTGACATCGAGCGGTCGCGCCGGTGGTAGCGACTAGGGCTCTTGTCTCTAGGCTCGCGGCTTTCGCGATCCCTGTCGGGAATCACTTTGCCGACATCTGCAACGTCAGCTGTTTCCATTGCAGTGAATCGTTATCTTACAGCCTGATGGCCCCGCCACGCACTAGAGTTGAAAAGATTCT
This genomic stretch from Babesia bigemina genome assembly Bbig001, chromosome : III harbors:
- a CDS encoding translation elongation factor Tu, putative; this encodes MLKRYTKVLLATFSSNGYAASTASQLLSKGSLRDVAKRHVASATRAVSSLSVAADGLMASQWSCQRRLGTAASHVLASRERCSLGRLQHGDLAGHTSNPSGRRYFAVGTFVRNKDHLNIGTIGHVDHGKTTLTAALTKVCAMDGHGEYTPYEAIDRAPEERKRGITINSTHVEYETQNRHYGHVDCPGHADYVKNMISGAAQMDGAILVVSCVDGPMPQTKEHVLLAKQIGVPRLVVFLNKLDMLEDVELLELVELEIRELLSEYGYDGDATPIIKGSAMKALNSAAEEDVKPIRELLHACDTYLLTPERKSDLPLLVAVDDVLAIPGKGTVVTGRVEQGKIRCGDAIEVCGGPKSGKKTVCMGLEMFRKSLSEGIAGDQIGVLLKGVKRDEVERGFVLIQPGTYKCHSEFDADLYVLTTEEGGRKHPFVSNYRPQAFIRTGDICCSVHLLGDLEMAAPGDNVRCNIKLLHPMPVHDGLRFALREGGKTVASGLITKVY
- a CDS encoding DNA topoisomerase family protein, putative, encoding MELVLNVAEKPSVARSISEILSQGRKRTEFTNAKTNPVYSFVCPLEGRQCKMYFTSVRGHLMELDFDPKYRNWQRTPVQELFEAPVYSAVSPNCKDIEKNLLQYAKQCGTLVLWLDCDREGEAIAFEVMTVCQRVNKNIAVRRAIFSAVTRSDIEIACSRLRDPNANLAQAVEARQEIDLRIGSSMTRFMTTKYKAGISTEAKVLSYGPCQLPTLGFIVERFRKIESFVPEDFWSMQVHIERGGKVHTFLWDRVRLFDRLAVLTLYEACLENPMARVTHVNNRTTKRYPPLPLDTVEMHKDAAHYLKISSHESMHLAESLYNKGYISYPRTETNVFPSSMNLMSLIQPFTTHPQFGDYASKLVRGGNIVPRKGKKNDEAHPPIHPVKPMRREEAESHRSWQLYEYITRRFLACCSPAAVGDESTVFVDVAGEGFHSKGLVVKERHWLDIYPYSTWNGRTIPAMVQGEVMMPQKIMLTCSRTKPPGLLTETNLIDLMSKHGIGTDATMHEHIQKVQDRHYVVKEPNFTLIPTNLGKALYWAFKSYRHTEIDLTKPNLRANMESDMCLIAEGQKQKQDVVTHYAHQMKQIFLHIRHNIDGFDTAMHGLANLAPDEAPMPSVRA
- a CDS encoding splicing factor, CC1-like family protein, putative, with protein sequence METADVADVGKVIPDRDRESREPRDKSPSRYHRRDRSMSRSPRRYHRSRRHSDSYSSSRGHRERSHRRHSRHSRSISRDRESSRRRHSRSTRRERSPSRQRSYRESEKRSRARDERAPVDPEERARLEHEQRRQREIEEAQREDLTVLVINLHLGADERKIYEAFSEHAGKVRDVQCVRDARSGRSKGVAYVEFYTQESVIKALAMNGFELNGQRIRVQSSQAEKNRAARAAKLIQQQTVEVADSPFTVQVTGLTGSLSAITEVEIKQMFSPFGTIINVEIMRDPHSGLPLGHAFLKFKRASEAKEAVSAMNGFDIGGQTIKVAYATGANATGRLASHGEVDIERLDEDGGGLISGANNKIALMHKLQRTSSSDTAGAAQSAQSVAHTGISNAPTCNVILNNMFSSSDPTVSEPNFFSEVEEDVNDECNKYGKVVKVYINRQAVDGKVWVKFGNLLDATVAYRSLNGRVFAGNTIKVEYVTDDHWQKMVR